The following are encoded in a window of Rosa chinensis cultivar Old Blush chromosome 4, RchiOBHm-V2, whole genome shotgun sequence genomic DNA:
- the LOC112196036 gene encoding protein DETOXIFICATION 12 yields MEEGLLLPRGKDQVEQKKWSGGTSILTWFLFFEEVKKLGCIAGPMVAVILSQYLLQIVSMMMVGHLGELALSSTAIAISLAGVTGFSLFLGMASALETLCGQAYGAKQYQKLGLQTYTAIFSLNLVCLPLSLIWIFMADILIFMGQDPSISREAGKFTIWLIPGLFAYATLQPLIRYFQTQSLVIPMFISSCATLMFHIPLCWVLVFKSGFDNLGGALAISISYWVNVILLGVYMKFSSACSKTRAPISKEVFQGTGEFLRFAVPSAVMICLEWWSFELLILLSGLLPNPALETSVLSVCLQTISTLYSIPYGFGAAASTRVSNELGAGNPEGARIATFAAMFLAITEATLTTTTLFCCRHVFGYLFSNEEEVIDYVRTMAPLVCLSVILDSLQGVLSGIARGCGWQHIGAYINLGAYYLCGIPVAATLAFLSQLRGRGLWIGIQLGAFVQTALLAFVTTCTNWEMQASKARERIFEGSCAVNSGLCH; encoded by the exons ATGGAAGAGGGATTATTATTACCAAGAGGCAAAGATCAAGTAGAGCAAAAAAAATGGTCAGGCGGTACAAGTATTCTGACATGGTTTTTGTTCTTCGAAGAAGTGAAGAAGTTGGGATGCATAGCAGGACCTATGGTTGCTGTGATCCTATCCCAGTACTTGTTGCAGATAGTTTCGATGATGATGGTTGGTCATCTCGGTGAGCTAGCTCTCTCTAGCACCGCCATAGCCATCTCTTTAGCCGGGGTCACCGGCTTTAGTCTTTTT TTAGGAATGGCTAGTGCACTTGAAACTTTATGTGGGCAAGCTTATGGAGCTAAGCAGTATCAGAAACTTGGACTTCAAACTTACACTGCTATATTTTCTCTCAACTTAGTTTGTCTACCATTATCTTTGATATGGATATTTATGGCGGATATACTGATCTTCATGGGTCAAGATCCTTCAATTTCTCGTGAAGCTGGCAAATTCACAATTTGGCTTATTCCTGGTCTATTTGCTTATGCAACTCTTCAACCGCTCATTAGATACTTTCAGACACAGAGTTTAGTAATTCCTATGTTCATAAGCTCTTGTGCGACCCTTATGTTCCATATTCCTCTCTGTTGGGTTCTAGTGTTCAAGTCTGGCTTTGATAACTTGGGAGGAGCATTGGCAATCAGCATTTCATATTGGGTGAATGTGATTTTACTTGGAGTATACATGAAGTTTTCTTCTGCATGTTCAAAGACTAGAGCTCCCATTTCTAAGGAGGTATTCCAAGGAACTGGAGAGTTCCTTCGCTTTGCCGTCCCTTCTGCAGTAATGATATG CCTTGAGTGGTGGTCATTTGAGCTGCTTATCTTGCTGTCTGGGCTCTTACCAAATCCTGCTCTTGAAACTTCAGTGTTATCTGTATG TCTCCAGACCATTTCGACACTATATTCAATACCATATGGATTTGGTGCGGCAGCAAG CACTAGAGTTTCAAATGAACTAGGAGCTGGCAACCCTGAAGGTGCTCGTATAGCTACTTTCGCTGCCATGTTTCTTGCAATCACAGAGGCAACTCTAACGACCACAACCCTCTTTTGCTGCCGCCATGTGTTTGGTTACCTCTTCagcaatgaagaagaagtcatCGATTATGTCAGAACAATGGCTCCTCTAGTTTGCCTGTCTGTTATACTAGACAGCTTGCAAGGGGTCCTTTCAG GTATTGCTAGAGGCTGTGGGTGGCAGCATATAGGAGCTTACATAAACCTTGGAGCATATTATCTATGTGGGATTCCAGTTGCTGCTACATTGGCTTTCTTGAGTCAACTAAGAGGAAGGGGCCTTTGGATTGGTATACAACTTGGTGCTTTTGTGCAAACCGCTCTGCTTGCTTTTGTAACAACTTGTACAAACTGGGAAATGCAG gCAAGTAAGGCAAGGGAGAGAATATTCGAGGGCAGCTGTGCGGTCAATAGTGGATTGTGCCACTAA
- the LOC112197099 gene encoding protein DETOXIFICATION 14 isoform X1, translated as MEKGWLLKETEEKNREEGGYQRCGGFAGEMKRLGYIAGPMVAVNLSQYFLQIISIMMVGHLGQLSLSSTAIAISFCAVSGFSLIFGMACALETLSGQAYGAQQYRQLGLHISTAIFSLMLVCLPLSLVWIYMEKILMLLGQDPLISHEAGKFARMLLPALYAYAALQPLCKYLQTQSLIVPLLLSSCASVCFHVLVCWVLVFKSGLGNLGAALAIGMSYWLNVVLLVLYVKYSSACAHTRFQISFEVFQGIGEFLRFAIPSAVMICLEWWSFELLTLMAGFLPNPELETSVLSVCLSTISSLYTIPEALGAAVSTRVSNELGAGNPQAARLAVVASMFLTVSESVIISSTVFASRSVFGSIFSNEKEVVDYVTSIAPLVCLSVITDSLHAVLSGIARGSGWQDLAMYVNLGAYYLVGIPVAATLGFWFDFRGRGLWIGILVGSFLQAALYSIITSCTNWEEKAKKARERIFEETALVR; from the exons ATGGAAAAAGGGTGGTTGTTAAAGGAAACAGAGGAGAAGAACAGAGAAGAAGGTGGTTACCAAAGATGTGGTGGGTTTGCTGGAGAAATGAAGAGGTTGGGTTACATAGCAGGGCCTATGGTGGCCGTGAATCTGTCACAGTACTTTCTGCAGATCATTTCGATCATGATGGTTGGTCATTTGGGTCAGCTCTCTCTTTCCAGCACTGCTATTGCCATCTCCTTCTGTGCCGTCTCCGGCTTCAGTCTTATT TTCGGGATGGCCTGTGCACTCGAAACTCTCTCCGGGCAAGCATATGGAGCTCAGCAGTATCGACAGCTAGGACTTCATATAAGCACTGCTATCTTCTCTCTAATGCTAGTTTGTCTCCCTCTGTCTCTTGTGTGGATCTACATGGAGAAGATACTAATGTTGTTGGGCCAAGACCCTCTAATTTCGCATGAAGCGGGTAAGTTTGCAAGGATGCTCTTACCTGCACTCTATGCTTATGCAGCTCTTCAGCCACTTTGTAAATATCTCCAGACACAAAGCTTAATCGTTCCATTGCTTTTAAGCTCTTGCGCCTCTGTGTGTTTCCATGTACTTGTCTGCTGGGTTTTGGTGTTCAAGTCTGGACTAGGAAACCTTGGAGCAGCTTTAGCCATTGGTATGTCTTATTGGTTGAATGTGGTTCTGCTCGTACTATATGTGAAGTACTCCAGCGCCTGTGCACATACcaggtttcaaatttcttttGAAGTATTTCAAGGCATTGGAGAGTTCTTACGTTTTGCTATTCCATCTGCTGTTATGATTTG CCTTGAATGGTGGTCATTTGAGCTCCTTACCTTGATGGCTGGTTTTCTACCAAATCCGGAGCTTGAAACATCAGTTTTATCTGTTTG TTTGTCAACTATCTCATCACTGTATACAATTCCAGAAGCACTTGGTGCCGCAGTAAG TACTAGAGTTTCAAATGAACTTGGAGCTGGGAATCCACAAGCAGCTCGATTAGCTGTTGTTGCTTCTATGTTCCTAACCGTCTCAGAGTCAGTCATTATAAGCTCAACCGTCTTTGCCAGTCGATCTGTTTTTGGCTCCATTTTCAGCAATGAGAAGGAAGTTGTGGATTATGTCACTTCCATTGCTCCTCTGGTTTGTCTATCAGTTATAACAGACAGCTTACATGCGGTTCTTTCTG GTATTGCTAGGGGATCTGGTTGGCAGGACTTGGCAATGTATGTCAACCTCGGAGCTTACTATCTTGTTGGGATTCCGGTTGCTGCCACATTGGGTTTCTGGTTCGACTTCAGAGGAAGAGGCCTTTGGATTGGAATACTAGTCGGTTCTTTTCTGCAAGCAGCCCTTTATTCTATCATAACAAGTTGTACGAACTGGGAAGAAAAG
- the LOC112197099 gene encoding protein DETOXIFICATION 14 isoform X2, with translation MACALETLSGQAYGAQQYRQLGLHISTAIFSLMLVCLPLSLVWIYMEKILMLLGQDPLISHEAGKFARMLLPALYAYAALQPLCKYLQTQSLIVPLLLSSCASVCFHVLVCWVLVFKSGLGNLGAALAIGMSYWLNVVLLVLYVKYSSACAHTRFQISFEVFQGIGEFLRFAIPSAVMICLEWWSFELLTLMAGFLPNPELETSVLSVCLSTISSLYTIPEALGAAVSTRVSNELGAGNPQAARLAVVASMFLTVSESVIISSTVFASRSVFGSIFSNEKEVVDYVTSIAPLVCLSVITDSLHAVLSGIARGSGWQDLAMYVNLGAYYLVGIPVAATLGFWFDFRGRGLWIGILVGSFLQAALYSIITSCTNWEEKAKKARERIFEETALVR, from the exons ATGGCCTGTGCACTCGAAACTCTCTCCGGGCAAGCATATGGAGCTCAGCAGTATCGACAGCTAGGACTTCATATAAGCACTGCTATCTTCTCTCTAATGCTAGTTTGTCTCCCTCTGTCTCTTGTGTGGATCTACATGGAGAAGATACTAATGTTGTTGGGCCAAGACCCTCTAATTTCGCATGAAGCGGGTAAGTTTGCAAGGATGCTCTTACCTGCACTCTATGCTTATGCAGCTCTTCAGCCACTTTGTAAATATCTCCAGACACAAAGCTTAATCGTTCCATTGCTTTTAAGCTCTTGCGCCTCTGTGTGTTTCCATGTACTTGTCTGCTGGGTTTTGGTGTTCAAGTCTGGACTAGGAAACCTTGGAGCAGCTTTAGCCATTGGTATGTCTTATTGGTTGAATGTGGTTCTGCTCGTACTATATGTGAAGTACTCCAGCGCCTGTGCACATACcaggtttcaaatttcttttGAAGTATTTCAAGGCATTGGAGAGTTCTTACGTTTTGCTATTCCATCTGCTGTTATGATTTG CCTTGAATGGTGGTCATTTGAGCTCCTTACCTTGATGGCTGGTTTTCTACCAAATCCGGAGCTTGAAACATCAGTTTTATCTGTTTG TTTGTCAACTATCTCATCACTGTATACAATTCCAGAAGCACTTGGTGCCGCAGTAAG TACTAGAGTTTCAAATGAACTTGGAGCTGGGAATCCACAAGCAGCTCGATTAGCTGTTGTTGCTTCTATGTTCCTAACCGTCTCAGAGTCAGTCATTATAAGCTCAACCGTCTTTGCCAGTCGATCTGTTTTTGGCTCCATTTTCAGCAATGAGAAGGAAGTTGTGGATTATGTCACTTCCATTGCTCCTCTGGTTTGTCTATCAGTTATAACAGACAGCTTACATGCGGTTCTTTCTG GTATTGCTAGGGGATCTGGTTGGCAGGACTTGGCAATGTATGTCAACCTCGGAGCTTACTATCTTGTTGGGATTCCGGTTGCTGCCACATTGGGTTTCTGGTTCGACTTCAGAGGAAGAGGCCTTTGGATTGGAATACTAGTCGGTTCTTTTCTGCAAGCAGCCCTTTATTCTATCATAACAAGTTGTACGAACTGGGAAGAAAAG